A segment of the Symmachiella macrocystis genome:
GCGACCATTCCCAGCAGCAGCCGGATGAACGACCGCATCACCGGCAGTTTCATGATTATAGTAAACCAATTCACAACAAACGTCCTTGCGAGGCGATTGCTTCAACTCAAAAATAGCTCGAAAACAGCCCATTCGGGCCGCTATTACGGTAACGCATCCGACGGCCCACCGGTTCACGCCCCCGCAGTGTACCAACTTCAGCCAAGACTGCGGAGACAACCGCCCCAACCCCACAAAATTCCCCCGCCACCATTCGCAGTCGCCGCCGTTTTACGCTATCCTGGCAACTTTTCGGAACCCCGTTTTTCCACCAACTTTTTTCTCTGCGCCTCAGCGTCTCTGCGCGAGACTTTATTTTATAACACCTCTCATCAACGATCGACAAATCTCAGCGGAGCCACCTCATGAATCAACCGGCACATGTTGCACTCGGACTCGACTTTGGCACCGAATCGGTCCGGGCCTTGTTGGCCGATCTGAACGGCAACGAACTCGCCTCTGCTGTCGGGCCCTATGAGCACGGTCAAATTACCGAGACCTTGCCCGGCACGGGTGAAAAACTCCCCGCCGATTTTGCCTTTCAGCATCCCAGCGACTGGATCGAAGCCTCCGCTCAGGCGGTCCGCGACGCAGTGGCCGCTGCTGGATTGACCGGCGACGAGATCATCGGCATCGGTGTCGATTTCACGAGTTGCACCATGCTCCCCGCGCTGAGCGATGGCACGCCGCTGTGCCTGGTGCCGCAGTGGGCTACTGAAAAATTTGCTTGGCCCAAACTGTGGAAACATCACGGCGCGAAAACACAAACCGAGAAAATCAACGAACTGGCCCGCGCGCGCAACGAACCTTGGCTGGCCCGCTACGGCGGCATCATCGGTCTGGAATGGTTCTTTCCCAAAATGCTGGAAACCCTCGAAGAGGCACCCGCCGTTTACGATGCGACGGAAGTCTGGCTCGAAGCAGGGGACTGGTACGTCTGGCAACTGGTTGATAGCCCCGCCGACAAACTGCCCCGTTCCACCTGTCAAGCGGGTTATAAAGGCATGTGGCACAGCCACGATGGTTTCCCCTCCCACGAATTCTTAGCCGCTCTGCATCCCAAACTAGAAAACGTTGTCGCCGAGAAAATGCCGGGAAAATTCCTCGCGCCGGGCGAAGCGGCCGGCACCCTCTGTGCCTCTATCGCAGAGAAATTCGGACTTCCCGCCGGAATCCCCGTCAGTGCAGCCACGATCGACGCGCACGCTGGTGTCCCCGGAGCCGGTGCCGCTGGAGCAGGCACGTTGGTGATGGTCATGGGAACCAGTAGTTGCCACATGCTCAATGCCGACGCCGAACAAAACGTCCCCGGTGTCGCCGGAATCGTCGAAGGGGGGATCCTCCCCGGATTCTATGGTTACGAAACCGGCCAAGCCGCTGTGGGAGACGCCTTTGATTGGTTGCGGCGTACGACTGGCCACGACAACTTCGATCAACTCACCGCACAAGCCGCACAATTGTCCCCGGGGGCTGACGGCGTGCTCTGCATGGATTGGTTCAACGGTTGTCGCACGCCGCTGATGGATGGTGGGCTGCGCGGCGCGTTTGTTGGGCTCACCATGAACCACGGGGCAGGGCACATGTACCGCGCTTTGATGGAAGGCTCCGCCTTTGGAGTGCGTTGGATCGTTGACCTGCTGCGAGAAAACGGCGTGCCGGTCACCGGCATCGTTGCCACAGGCGGACTCCCGCACCACAATCCGCTGTTGGTACAAATCTACGCCGACGTCCTGGGGTTGCCGATCACCGTGCATCCCTCAAAACAAGGCCCCGCACTCGGGGCGGCGATACTCGGCGTTCTGGCCGCCGACACCGATCGAAAACACTTTGCCACCACCGCCGACGCTATCGCCGCCATGGCCGGCCCGCGTGCGGATGATCCCAGTCGTGCGGCGAAAATCGTCGAGCCAGAAGCAGATGCACAAGCGGCCTATGAAAACATCTATCAACGTTACCGCAAACTGGCCGATGTGCTCGTCGCTGAAGAATTCTAGAATGCAATGACCATTGACGGTCTCTATCAAATTTCACTACTTAATCGAAAACACCCGTAAACTACCAATTAGGACACACGCACGATGTCTGCCTATTCAATTTCTAAACCGACCAAAAAACCAAAACTCAAAAAGAACCAAGTTCAATTGATCGCCAGTGGCGACTTGCGGCTTTCCGCGAACCAAAACTGCTGGGAAGCGCAAGAGCAAATGGAAGCTGCGCTGACCCAAGCGGTCGAAGCGGCCGGTTATGAAATCGTTCGCGCGCATCCTTATGACGAAACCGAAAAGCACGGCTTCATCGGCTCGCAAAAACAGGGCATGCAGGTTTTTGAAAACATCGATCCGCACGCGCCGTTGATCGTGGCCGAAGCGGTTTGGCAGTACTCGCATCATGTTCTCTCGGGATTGGCTACGCATCAAGGCCCGATTCTGACCGTCGCCAACTGGTCGGGGACTTGGCCCGGTTTGGTCGGCATGCTGAATCTCAACGGTTCGCTCACCAAGGCGGGTGTTGAGTATTCCACGCTCTGGAGCGAGGACTTCACCGACAAGTATTTCACGACTCGGCTCAAGAAATGGCTGACGACCGGCACGTGCAAGCACGCGACCAAACATGTCAAACCGCTCAAGAAGGTCAAGGTCTCAGCCAAGGAACGCAAACTCGGCGAGTCGTTGGCCGCCCAAATGCAATCCGAAAAAGCCATCATGGGTGTCTTCGACGAAGGCTGCATGGGCATGTTCAACGCCATCATTCCCGACCATCTCCTCAACCCGACCGGCCTCTACAAAGAACGTCTCAGTCAGTCGGCGCTGTACCATGAGTCGACACAAGTCAAAAATGCTGAAGCCAAAGCGGTCCGCAAGTGGATGGAAGACAAAGGCATGACCTTCCACACCGGACGCACCCACGAAACCGATCTCACCGACGATCAAATCCACAAGCAATGCCAAATGTACATCGCTGCGGTGCGGATTGCCGATGATTTCGGCTGCGACTGCATCGGGATTCAATACCAACAAGGACTCAAAGACCTGCTTCCCGCTAGTGATTTGGTCGAAGGCACCCTCAACAACCAGGCCCGCCCGCCCGTGACCAGTCGCGATGGACAACGCGAATTGTACGCCGGCGAAGCGATCCCGCACTTCAACGAAGTCGACGAGTGCGCCGGTCTCGACAGCTTGATTACCTATCGCGTCCACAAAGCAATGGGACAGCCGGTCGAAAACACGTTGCACGATATTCGTTGGGGCGATCACGATGCCACGGGTAAGGTCGATGACTACATCTGGGTGCTGCTCATCAGCGGCGCCGCCCCGCCGGCGCATTTCATCGGTGGATGGAAAGGGGCCGACGGCCTACGGCAAGTCCCCATGTATTTCCCCGCCGGCGGCAGCACGCTGCGGGGAATTTCCAAACCGGGTGAAATCGTCTGGTCGCGGATTTATGTCGAAGACGATCGCCTGAAAATGGACCTCGGCCGCGGCGGCGTGGTGAAGCTCTCCAAAAAAGAAACCGAGCGACGCTGGAACGAAACCACCCCGCAATGGCCGATCATGCACGCCGTTACCTACGGTACGTCGCGCGACCAAATGATGGCCCGTCACAAATCGAATCACATCCAAGTCGCCTACGCCAAGTCAGCCGCCGATGCCGACAAAGCGTTACTCGCCAAAGCCTCAATGGCCGCCGAACTGGGAATCGAAGTCGCCCTCTGCGGCACCCGCGCCGATGGTAAGGCGTGGTAATTCACCGACATTTGTCCCAGTTTCCGTCAGCCCCCGGCTATGCCTTGGGGCGGACTATTGATGCCGTTCGTCATCCCGCGGTGTCCTCATGCTTTCCACGAGATAATCCACAAGCATGAAAATGATTACGCAGGCACCCACGTTACACCCAAATTTCACAACGAGCAGAATTATTTCAGTCGGACTAGGAATTGGGGAAAACATTGGCAAGTCCACTGGATGGGGTGAAAGTCGAGGCAGCAAGACCGAGAGGCGGAAGTATTTTCCGCTGCAATCGATCAATGCAGTAGCAAATCTAAACCGTCAATAGACTGGAGCTGATAGAACGTGTGCCGGTACGACCGGATGACTGTGGCCAAATTGAGATAAACCCGCGGATCTTCTCGCTAAACAGGCCATTCAATAACCGTAAAGAATCCCTTTAGATAACCACTGATTTTGGACCCGTTCCATCGGCAGTTACCAATTGGATATCAAAACACCGCGGTTCCGTCCGGCACAGCCGGGCCAATACGTTACTAATCGTGCCGATCGTCGCCTTCCGGCGACTTCGTGCTTTTGACCAGATAAATCACCAGCACAGCGATGAGCAACGGCACGCCGATGAGCATCAAAAAAATCGCGGCGATGATCAGCAGTTCCATCGGACCAGGTAGAAACATCGGAAACTCCAGATAGCTGAGCGTGTTCTGATAAATATCGCTGGAATAGCAGGCTGCATCGTCTGGTGGCATCAATCACTGTACCGACGGCCATGTAGATTCGACAGTCCGAATCGAATCCGACCCTCACCGTATTGAGATAAATCGCAGCGGAATTCTTCTCGGTTTTCAACCAGCAATTTCGGCTAGCCAACCTGTCTCATATCCGCTAAAAGACTCGCTCCATTGTGGATCGGGCCCGCGGCA
Coding sequences within it:
- a CDS encoding ribulokinase, with translation MNQPAHVALGLDFGTESVRALLADLNGNELASAVGPYEHGQITETLPGTGEKLPADFAFQHPSDWIEASAQAVRDAVAAAGLTGDEIIGIGVDFTSCTMLPALSDGTPLCLVPQWATEKFAWPKLWKHHGAKTQTEKINELARARNEPWLARYGGIIGLEWFFPKMLETLEEAPAVYDATEVWLEAGDWYVWQLVDSPADKLPRSTCQAGYKGMWHSHDGFPSHEFLAALHPKLENVVAEKMPGKFLAPGEAAGTLCASIAEKFGLPAGIPVSAATIDAHAGVPGAGAAGAGTLVMVMGTSSCHMLNADAEQNVPGVAGIVEGGILPGFYGYETGQAAVGDAFDWLRRTTGHDNFDQLTAQAAQLSPGADGVLCMDWFNGCRTPLMDGGLRGAFVGLTMNHGAGHMYRALMEGSAFGVRWIVDLLRENGVPVTGIVATGGLPHHNPLLVQIYADVLGLPITVHPSKQGPALGAAILGVLAADTDRKHFATTADAIAAMAGPRADDPSRAAKIVEPEADAQAAYENIYQRYRKLADVLVAEEF
- a CDS encoding fucose isomerase, giving the protein MSAYSISKPTKKPKLKKNQVQLIASGDLRLSANQNCWEAQEQMEAALTQAVEAAGYEIVRAHPYDETEKHGFIGSQKQGMQVFENIDPHAPLIVAEAVWQYSHHVLSGLATHQGPILTVANWSGTWPGLVGMLNLNGSLTKAGVEYSTLWSEDFTDKYFTTRLKKWLTTGTCKHATKHVKPLKKVKVSAKERKLGESLAAQMQSEKAIMGVFDEGCMGMFNAIIPDHLLNPTGLYKERLSQSALYHESTQVKNAEAKAVRKWMEDKGMTFHTGRTHETDLTDDQIHKQCQMYIAAVRIADDFGCDCIGIQYQQGLKDLLPASDLVEGTLNNQARPPVTSRDGQRELYAGEAIPHFNEVDECAGLDSLITYRVHKAMGQPVENTLHDIRWGDHDATGKVDDYIWVLLISGAAPPAHFIGGWKGADGLRQVPMYFPAGGSTLRGISKPGEIVWSRIYVEDDRLKMDLGRGGVVKLSKKETERRWNETTPQWPIMHAVTYGTSRDQMMARHKSNHIQVAYAKSAADADKALLAKASMAAELGIEVALCGTRADGKAW
- a CDS encoding Sec-independent protein translocase subunit TatA/TatB; translation: MPPDDAACYSSDIYQNTLSYLEFPMFLPGPMELLIIAAIFLMLIGVPLLIAVLVIYLVKSTKSPEGDDRHD